A single region of the Bacteroides luhongzhouii genome encodes:
- a CDS encoding tetratricopeptide repeat protein gives MKTLKEKFGELSARIKASGQPARVWFPQYTPASLLNAENWWEALAVCEYALDTKEDEKLTEDFFELIFSAFDCNVEVDLNEEEYEFWWEKVIQVCDRVAVFSGAGWAQKGAQYSEARYGKRDMSYLFPCYEKAADMGWPEAEATVAYWQYMGFYCEQNKEEGERRFAALTSPKAILWGKHYRAFVEEFTGDEAKASQMRHDLLAELPEGERLRAHVYAALGDALDRAEAGVAEEAACYEKSLEVVPNLYSLKNLATLYFRYPELNKPKELGFELWEKAWRAGVWAAANFLGYTYQKEEWLDMPKAIEWLEKGMLYCESYSAYELAVIYLYNDEYKNVERGLMCLNRCVEDDYIKGIEKLANIYFNGDLVEEDMNRAKELLEKAIELESGNAAYCLGWMYERGFLSEEPDYVKALELYEKAASLNNADGYCRMALYLANGYSGVKDADKSRECYEKAAELGSCFALLELAFLYENGDGVEENYEKAFELISKAAEQGYPYAMLCSGLYMEKGVLGEAKPEEAFVWYTKAAEAGDNDANFALGRCYKEGIGTKEDWDKALEWFGKGAEKGESRCLTEMGLAYENGNGVEENPQKAVEYMTKAAEQDYGYAQFKMGDYYFFGCGPCLEDNKKAVEWYEKAVANEIPMAMLRMGEYYLYDYDSLNESEKAFAYFKKAAEYEWYNEGLGICYEMGIGVEDNETEAFKYYTLAADNGNTMSMYRTGLCYYNGVGVKQNYAEAYRWFTDAAGNENIAATYYLGKMMMYGEGCTPNPEAAVQWLLKAAERNNDKAQFELGNAYLTGNGVEENDEIAMEWFEKAAENGNEKALKITGRRRK, from the coding sequence TCTCAACGAAGAAGAATATGAATTCTGGTGGGAAAAGGTGATACAGGTATGCGATCGTGTAGCAGTGTTCAGCGGTGCGGGATGGGCACAGAAGGGTGCGCAATATTCTGAAGCCCGTTATGGAAAGCGGGATATGAGTTATTTGTTTCCATGCTACGAAAAGGCTGCCGATATGGGTTGGCCCGAAGCGGAAGCAACTGTTGCCTATTGGCAATACATGGGATTCTATTGCGAACAAAATAAAGAAGAGGGCGAACGACGTTTTGCCGCTCTCACTTCTCCTAAAGCTATTTTATGGGGAAAACATTATCGTGCTTTTGTCGAAGAATTTACAGGCGATGAGGCGAAGGCATCACAGATGCGTCATGACCTGCTTGCCGAACTGCCTGAAGGAGAACGTCTGCGTGCTCATGTATATGCAGCGCTGGGAGACGCACTCGACAGGGCGGAAGCTGGTGTGGCGGAGGAAGCAGCTTGCTACGAAAAGTCTTTGGAGGTAGTTCCCAATCTTTATAGTCTTAAAAATCTGGCTACGCTTTATTTCCGTTATCCGGAGCTGAATAAACCGAAAGAACTGGGCTTTGAACTTTGGGAAAAAGCCTGGCGTGCAGGTGTGTGGGCTGCCGCTAACTTCCTGGGGTATACTTATCAGAAAGAAGAATGGCTGGATATGCCGAAAGCTATTGAATGGCTGGAAAAGGGTATGCTTTATTGTGAATCTTACAGTGCGTATGAACTGGCGGTGATCTACCTGTATAATGATGAATATAAGAACGTGGAACGTGGACTGATGTGCCTGAACCGTTGTGTGGAAGATGACTATATAAAGGGTATCGAAAAACTGGCTAATATCTATTTCAACGGTGATTTGGTGGAAGAGGACATGAATCGTGCGAAAGAATTGCTGGAGAAGGCTATTGAGCTGGAGTCGGGAAATGCAGCTTATTGTTTGGGCTGGATGTATGAGCGTGGTTTCTTGTCTGAAGAACCGGATTATGTGAAGGCGTTGGAGCTTTATGAAAAGGCAGCTTCGCTGAATAATGCCGACGGATATTGTCGGATGGCGCTTTACCTGGCTAATGGATATAGCGGTGTAAAAGATGCTGATAAGTCAAGAGAATGTTATGAAAAAGCAGCTGAATTGGGCTCTTGTTTTGCTCTTTTAGAATTGGCGTTCTTGTATGAGAATGGCGATGGAGTGGAGGAGAACTATGAAAAAGCATTTGAACTGATTAGTAAGGCTGCTGAACAAGGTTATCCTTATGCGATGCTCTGTTCTGGTCTTTATATGGAAAAGGGTGTTCTTGGTGAAGCAAAACCGGAAGAGGCTTTCGTTTGGTATACAAAGGCGGCTGAAGCGGGTGATAATGATGCGAACTTTGCTCTGGGACGCTGCTATAAAGAAGGAATCGGAACGAAAGAAGACTGGGATAAGGCACTCGAATGGTTTGGCAAAGGGGCGGAGAAGGGAGAGTCCCGTTGTTTGACAGAGATGGGCCTGGCTTATGAGAATGGCAATGGCGTGGAAGAAAATCCACAAAAGGCTGTGGAGTATATGACGAAAGCGGCAGAACAGGACTATGGTTATGCCCAGTTTAAAATGGGAGATTATTATTTCTTTGGTTGCGGTCCCTGTCTGGAAGACAATAAAAAGGCTGTGGAATGGTATGAGAAGGCTGTGGCCAACGAAATTCCAATGGCTATGTTACGTATGGGTGAGTATTACCTGTATGACTATGACAGTCTGAACGAATCGGAAAAGGCCTTTGCCTATTTCAAGAAAGCTGCCGAATACGAATGGTATAACGAAGGATTGGGTATCTGTTATGAAATGGGTATCGGAGTGGAAGATAATGAAACGGAAGCTTTTAAATATTATACGCTGGCTGCGGATAATGGAAATACGATGAGTATGTATCGTACCGGGCTTTGCTATTACAACGGAGTAGGTGTGAAACAGAACTATGCCGAAGCTTACCGCTGGTTTACGGATGCGGCAGGAAATGAGAATATTGCTGCAACTTATTATCTCGGTAAGATGATGATGTATGGCGAAGGTTGTACTCCTAATCCGGAAGCCGCGGTGCAATGGCTACTGAAAGCTGCCGAAAGAAATAACGACAAAGCACAATTTGAACTTGGAAATGCCTATCTGACAGGAAATGGCGTGGAAGAAAACGATGAAATTGCAATGGAGTGGTTCGAAAAGGCCGCAGAGAATGGCAATGAGAAAGCTCTTAAAATCACCGGAAGGAGGAGAAAGTAA